One Shewanella sp. MR-4 DNA window includes the following coding sequences:
- the pyrD gene encoding quinone-dependent dihydroorotate dehydrogenase encodes MFYKIAQKVMFQMDPERAHNLAIGSLKMTGNSPLNAFYAQNIAPAPVSFMGLTFPNPVGLAAGMDKDGESIDAFHAMGFGHVEVGTVTPRPQPGNDLPRLFRLKPAKAIINRMGFNNKGVDNLVKNLIAKKTDIMVGVNIGKNKDTPVEQGKDDYLICMDKVYPYAAYIAVNISSPNTPGLRSLQYGDLLDELLSALKTKQLELAEKHKKYVPIALKIAPDLTTEEIENIAQSLIKNKFDGAIATNTTLTRDGVSGLANANESGGLSGKPLTELSTKVIKQLATCLNGQIPIIGVGGINSAEDALAKFDAGATMVQIYSGFIYQGPKLIKEIVEAYRLK; translated from the coding sequence ATGTTTTATAAAATCGCACAGAAAGTCATGTTTCAGATGGATCCTGAGCGAGCGCATAATTTAGCCATTGGCAGCCTGAAAATGACAGGTAATAGTCCATTGAATGCGTTTTATGCCCAGAATATTGCGCCAGCGCCCGTCAGCTTTATGGGACTGACTTTTCCAAACCCTGTCGGCCTTGCCGCAGGTATGGATAAAGATGGCGAATCGATCGATGCCTTTCATGCGATGGGATTTGGTCATGTGGAAGTGGGGACTGTGACCCCAAGACCACAACCCGGTAATGATTTACCCCGTTTGTTTAGATTAAAACCCGCAAAGGCGATCATCAATCGCATGGGCTTTAATAACAAAGGTGTCGATAATCTGGTCAAAAATTTGATCGCAAAGAAAACCGATATCATGGTTGGGGTCAATATTGGTAAAAATAAAGACACGCCAGTAGAGCAGGGCAAAGACGATTATTTGATCTGCATGGACAAAGTCTATCCCTATGCAGCCTATATTGCGGTGAATATTTCATCACCGAATACACCAGGATTACGATCGCTGCAATATGGCGATCTATTAGACGAATTATTAAGCGCATTAAAAACTAAGCAACTTGAGTTGGCCGAGAAACATAAAAAATATGTGCCAATTGCCCTTAAAATTGCGCCTGATTTAACCACGGAAGAAATCGAAAATATTGCTCAATCCTTGATTAAAAACAAGTTTGATGGCGCGATTGCGACTAACACTACCTTAACCCGTGACGGTGTGAGTGGCCTTGCGAATGCCAATGAAAGCGGTGGGTTAAGTGGTAAACCATTGACTGAGCTTTCAACTAAAGTGATCAAACAATTAGCTACTTGTTTAAATGGTCAGATCCCGATTATTGGAGTAGGTGGTATTAATAGCGCCGAAGATGCCTTAGCAAAATTTGATGCGGGCGCGACTATGGTGCAAATTTACTCAGGTTTTATTTACCAAGGTCCAAAGTTAATTAAAGAAATTGTTGAAGCTTACCGTTTAAAATAA
- a CDS encoding efflux RND transporter permease subunit: MLEKLVNGFESFLFRNRAWVVSIFILLTVFLGYQASQLKMDAAFIKNIPLNHSYMQTYLKHQKDFGGANSIMVAVEDTSGNIFNPNFFDTLKNVHDQLFFIPGVDRSQVKSLFSPSTRFTEVVEDGFAGGPVIPADFTTTEAGLNTVRDNIEKAGIVGRLIANDYSAAMVSAQLMDFDPQTGKPLDTIAFAAQLEKELRGKYETDKVKIHIIGFAKMAGDVADGAKGVLLFFVIAILITAVMVYLFSKSLILTLLPLVCSLTAVIWQLGLLTVIGFGLDPMSILVPFLVFAIGVSHGVQMINAVRRRVMDGQTTKAASASAFRSLLVPGGVALLSDTVGFITLLSIDIGIIRELAISASLGVGVIIFTNLILLPLVISFTELKVAPQGAPTSEEVRAEAIWRYLAKFATPKYAIVVIAATVILYFAGLQQANQMKIGDLQGGAPALHQDSRYNLDTFFITDHFSITTDVMTVIVEASPEACTYHDMLTQIDEFEWLVRNTPGVESTVSLASVAKKVNAGFNEGNPRWEVLPRTTASLVQAIGQIPTTSGLLNGDCSVMPVYLFMKDHKAETIETVVAKVKAVAAKMDNDKLQFKLASGPVGVMAATNEAVAEAQLPMMIYVYGAVFVLCLISFKSLKATVAVIIPLYVVSTLAQALMTQLNIGLAVSTLPVIALGVGIGVDYGIYILSTMSAKLSNGMPVQQAYYEALVERGSAVIFTGLTLAIGVSTWFFSALKFQMDMGILLTFMFVVNMLGAIIILPALAAVFWRQAK, encoded by the coding sequence ATGTTAGAAAAACTGGTCAACGGATTTGAGTCATTTTTATTCCGCAACCGTGCTTGGGTGGTGAGCATTTTTATTTTGCTGACGGTTTTTTTGGGATACCAAGCTAGCCAATTAAAAATGGATGCGGCATTCATTAAAAATATTCCGCTTAATCATAGCTATATGCAAACCTACCTCAAACACCAAAAAGATTTTGGTGGGGCGAATAGCATTATGGTGGCGGTGGAAGATACCAGCGGCAATATTTTTAACCCTAATTTTTTCGACACACTTAAAAATGTTCACGATCAGCTGTTTTTTATACCCGGTGTTGACCGCTCACAGGTGAAATCCTTATTTTCACCTTCGACCCGTTTTACCGAAGTCGTGGAAGATGGTTTCGCGGGCGGCCCTGTGATCCCCGCTGATTTTACGACCACCGAAGCGGGTTTGAATACGGTGCGCGATAACATTGAAAAAGCAGGCATTGTGGGGCGCTTGATCGCCAACGATTATAGTGCCGCTATGGTGTCGGCTCAGTTGATGGACTTTGATCCACAAACGGGTAAGCCCTTAGATACCATCGCCTTTGCCGCTCAGCTGGAGAAGGAACTTCGCGGTAAGTATGAAACCGATAAGGTGAAAATCCATATTATCGGTTTTGCTAAGATGGCGGGTGATGTGGCCGATGGCGCCAAAGGCGTATTGCTGTTCTTCGTGATTGCCATTTTGATCACTGCGGTAATGGTCTATCTGTTTTCAAAGTCACTTATCCTGACCTTATTGCCATTAGTTTGTAGCTTAACGGCGGTGATTTGGCAGCTGGGTTTACTGACGGTCATCGGTTTTGGCTTAGATCCTATGTCAATTCTGGTGCCGTTCCTCGTCTTTGCCATTGGAGTGAGTCACGGGGTGCAGATGATCAACGCGGTCAGACGCCGCGTGATGGACGGACAAACCACTAAGGCGGCTTCGGCTTCTGCGTTTCGCAGTTTATTGGTGCCAGGTGGGGTAGCGCTGCTCTCTGATACGGTTGGTTTTATCACACTGTTATCCATTGATATTGGTATTATTCGTGAGCTGGCCATTTCGGCCTCACTCGGCGTGGGCGTGATTATTTTCACTAACCTTATCCTCCTGCCTTTAGTCATTTCTTTCACTGAACTCAAGGTTGCGCCACAGGGTGCACCGACCTCAGAGGAAGTCCGCGCCGAGGCAATTTGGCGTTACCTTGCCAAATTTGCCACGCCTAAATACGCGATAGTGGTGATTGCGGCAACAGTCATCTTGTATTTTGCGGGTCTGCAACAGGCGAATCAGATGAAAATTGGTGATCTGCAGGGCGGGGCGCCAGCTTTACACCAAGATTCACGCTACAACCTGGACACCTTTTTTATTACGGACCACTTTTCTATCACCACGGATGTGATGACTGTGATTGTGGAAGCGAGCCCTGAGGCTTGTACTTACCACGATATGCTGACGCAAATTGATGAGTTTGAATGGTTAGTACGTAATACCCCTGGCGTTGAATCGACGGTTAGCTTGGCCTCAGTGGCCAAAAAAGTGAACGCGGGCTTTAACGAAGGCAATCCAAGATGGGAAGTGTTGCCGCGCACAACCGCAAGTTTAGTGCAGGCCATCGGCCAAATTCCAACCACCTCTGGTTTGTTGAATGGTGATTGTTCTGTGATGCCTGTGTATCTGTTTATGAAAGATCACAAGGCAGAAACCATAGAGACTGTGGTCGCTAAGGTGAAAGCGGTCGCGGCCAAAATGGATAATGACAAGCTGCAATTTAAGCTGGCGTCTGGCCCTGTTGGGGTGATGGCGGCAACCAACGAAGCGGTAGCTGAAGCCCAGTTGCCTATGATGATTTATGTGTATGGCGCGGTATTTGTGCTTTGCCTTATCAGCTTTAAGTCATTAAAAGCGACAGTCGCGGTGATTATTCCGCTCTATGTGGTCTCTACACTAGCACAGGCGCTGATGACTCAACTTAATATTGGCTTAGCAGTCAGTACCTTACCCGTTATTGCCCTAGGGGTAGGTATTGGGGTTGACTATGGTATTTATATCCTATCGACCATGTCGGCTAAGCTTTCGAATGGTATGCCAGTACAGCAAGCTTATTATGAAGCATTAGTCGAGCGGGGCAGTGCGGTGATTTTCACTGGTTTGACCCTGGCGATTGGTGTGAGCACTTGGTTTTTCTCTGCGCTCAAGTTCCAAATGGACATGGGAATTCTGCTCACCTTCATGTTTGTGGTAAATATGTTGGGCGCCATAATTATCCTGCCAGCACTGGCAGCGGTATTCTGGCGGCAGGCTAAGTAG
- a CDS encoding cell division protein ZapC, whose amino-acid sequence MLLLPQKDWHWKYNDSYGVLGVSLGSEIEFLTAYKAKSLIPDALSSMEFNIAHAKFYMSLLDKLPKTLSLTDAAIVQIALNATAAHFMLTPQMPKSWFFDCSDVCVFSDVGKVFELKCQKQRALVLVIENTLQSALVMLLSPECVLSGAKTMTQFETIKVMHNRLHPLRVQRHVVAA is encoded by the coding sequence ATGTTATTATTGCCACAAAAGGATTGGCACTGGAAATATAACGATTCGTACGGTGTATTAGGCGTTTCGTTAGGTTCCGAGATAGAATTTCTGACGGCTTATAAAGCAAAATCATTAATTCCTGATGCCTTATCAAGCATGGAATTTAATATTGCGCACGCCAAATTCTATATGAGCTTGCTCGACAAGTTGCCGAAAACCTTATCCCTTACCGATGCCGCCATAGTGCAAATCGCCTTAAATGCGACAGCCGCGCATTTTATGCTGACACCGCAAATGCCTAAATCATGGTTTTTTGATTGCAGCGATGTATGCGTATTTAGCGATGTGGGTAAAGTCTTTGAGCTTAAATGCCAAAAACAACGGGCTTTAGTCTTAGTCATCGAAAACACCCTACAATCCGCGTTGGTGATGTTATTATCGCCAGAATGTGTGTTATCAGGCGCTAAAACCATGACGCAATTTGAAACTATTAAGGTGATGCACAATCGCTTGCACCCATTAAGGGTACAGCGCCATGTCGTCGCAGCCTAA
- a CDS encoding WD40/YVTN/BNR-like repeat-containing protein, translating to MSFRILQCAAAISVGCLFSSPSFSAVSETFPQIQPLAASSLVLDIAHAGQRLVAVGERGHVLVLNDTWQQVPTPTSAQLTKVFFLNEKLGWAVGHDATILHTQDGGQTWSLQIQSSEIEKPFLDVLFLNEQDGMAIGAYGLFYRTHDGGKTWAEEFHEELLAEEDVSYLAELKNSDQAAYLTERASLLPHFNRMIVLNDGRLLLVGELGLVAVSADKGQSFTRTGFDYDGSMFNAIQLQDAVYVMGLRGHVFKADLSLSQWDEIEMPVQSSINGALVNSDTSLYLVGNAGVVIQLNQDDSASIVTRRQGENLVSIAKDNQGNVWLSGSQGLLTLKP from the coding sequence ATGTCGTTTCGCATCCTTCAATGCGCCGCTGCAATCAGTGTTGGTTGTTTATTTTCTTCCCCTTCATTTTCTGCGGTGTCTGAGACTTTCCCGCAAATTCAGCCCTTAGCGGCATCTTCTTTAGTGTTAGATATTGCCCATGCTGGGCAGCGTTTGGTCGCCGTGGGCGAGCGTGGGCATGTGCTCGTGCTGAATGACACCTGGCAACAAGTGCCTACACCAACCTCGGCGCAGCTGACAAAAGTGTTCTTTTTAAATGAAAAACTCGGTTGGGCAGTGGGGCACGATGCCACTATTTTGCACACCCAAGATGGCGGCCAGACATGGTCGTTACAAATACAGTCGAGCGAAATTGAAAAACCCTTCCTCGATGTGCTGTTTCTCAATGAGCAGGACGGCATGGCCATTGGGGCTTATGGACTGTTTTATCGAACCCATGATGGCGGCAAGACCTGGGCGGAAGAATTCCACGAAGAGTTGCTGGCCGAAGAAGACGTGTCCTATTTGGCTGAGTTAAAGAATAGCGACCAAGCCGCTTATTTGACCGAGCGCGCCTCGTTACTGCCGCATTTTAATCGGATGATCGTGCTCAATGATGGTCGTTTGTTATTAGTCGGAGAGCTTGGGCTTGTGGCGGTGTCGGCCGATAAAGGCCAAAGCTTTACCCGTACGGGGTTTGATTACGACGGCTCTATGTTCAATGCCATTCAATTGCAGGATGCGGTCTATGTAATGGGACTGAGGGGCCATGTGTTTAAAGCAGATTTGAGCCTTAGCCAATGGGATGAGATTGAAATGCCTGTGCAATCATCCATCAATGGCGCCTTGGTGAACTCAGATACAAGCTTGTACCTTGTGGGGAATGCCGGCGTTGTTATCCAGCTAAATCAGGATGATAGTGCGAGTATTGTCACTCGTCGCCAGGGGGAAAACTTAGTTTCGATTGCCAAAGATAACCAAGGGAATGTGTGGTTATCGGGTAGCCAAGGGCTACTCACACTGAAGCCATAA
- a CDS encoding NAD-glutamate dehydrogenase: MALKDAMPSVLLENVVSLIHAKVPNSQAKQVEQFATCLYAHMSKDDLNARNDSDLYGAVLSLWNALNKTPKGETHLRVFNPSQSKHGWQSTHSIIEVIQPDMPFLVDSVGMALNRMGITAHMMLHTPLAIERSAQDVTKVTYLNQSPESTEHVAVFLIEIDRQSSSVDIKALEREIQSVLGDVAASVNDWSAMSAKLSETIKELPKRPFPGEKQELEEAINFLTYLNNHHFTLLGYRQYDLKRVEGDVELVPNMASSLGLMNKHHKTQPEQGLLLSSFSDSARKEALDDSLLILTKSSAKSRVHRPAYVDYIGIKRFDKKGNVVGEDRFIGLYASNVYNRSPREIPLLNEKVQRVLDRSGLTPRSHDYKALLNILENLPRDELIQANVDDLAHTAHGVLEMQDRDKLKLFVRKDGFGRFLSCLVYVSKDRYNTKLRQDTQRILAQHFNSKEDVEFTTYFSESTLARTHYIVKVDNNNMDVDVAAIENNLIEAARSWEDKLSTALNNALGEEAGTHLMKRYANAFEQSYKEDVLPSSAVVDMQQLEALDDDHKLGMLFYQPQEAALNDNKVRLKLFHKDEPIHLSDVLPMLENFGLRVINERPYEVTTSDGSTFWILDFLMTVKVTNTDNIADSQDRFQTALSQVWQKKLEDDGFNRIILASGLTGREVSVLRAYAKYMRQIDATFSQAYIEETFGRYPQIADLLVKMFIRKFNPKLKTRTLGKFMEQINLRLDEVSSLDDDRIIRRYLDLINATLRTNFYQLDAKGESKSYISFKFMPSLIPEMPRPLPKFEIFVYSPRVEGVHLRYGKVARGGLRWSDRREDFRTEVLGLVKAQQVKNTVIVPVGAKGGFVCKQLPTEGGREAFFTEGQECYRIFIRALLDITDNIVNGEIVHPVDVVRHDEDDPYLVVAADKGTATFSDIANAISQEYNFWLGDAFASGGSNGYDHKKMGITARGGWESVKRHFREVGIDCQTTDFTCLGIGDMAGDVFGNGMLLSKHTKLVAAFNHMHIFIDPNPDTAASYEERARLFALPRSTWEDYNSKLISKGGGIFLRSSKSIPLSAEMKQMLETEKTSMTPTELMKELLKMPVDLIWNGGIGTYVKSSRETHAEVGDRANDALRVNGRELRAKIVGEGGNLGCTQLGRIEYAANGGRINTDFVDNVGGVDCSDNEVNIKILLNALVAEGELTLKQRNRLLEEMTEEVGQIVLQDCKDQTRTISVTQVRGAEQLKEQIRFIQYLEKEGKLDRALEFLPSEEELAERLANGRALTRPELSVLVAYAKMVLKEQLLTQEITEDTLLSQLLIAYFPKKLQELYSHRMVTHPLRGEIIATSLANELVNDMGLNFVQRMQDETGASVADAAICYTMAREVFGLAELTKAITDLNGIVPAVVQGEMLHQLRRNMRRACRWFLRHRNRTWSIEQTVAFFKPVFEQIKANVHSYLVEEEAAGIQAEINALVKENVPQDVATVVANMSTLFSALDIAQIAQAEEKTVELVAETYFKLGARVELHWFLEQISAQPVANHWQALARAAFREELDWQQRALTSVVLRTCSATCDAQSVISQWIDTNQALLERWFHMLADFKTSQSHEFAKFSVALRELNLLILHCEGQK; encoded by the coding sequence ATGGCCTTGAAAGATGCAATGCCTTCAGTACTACTTGAAAATGTAGTCAGTTTAATTCACGCTAAAGTCCCTAATTCACAAGCCAAGCAAGTTGAACAGTTCGCGACCTGCCTTTATGCCCACATGTCGAAAGACGACCTCAATGCGCGTAACGACAGCGACCTGTATGGTGCGGTCCTCAGTTTATGGAATGCACTAAACAAAACCCCGAAAGGGGAGACTCACCTCAGAGTATTCAATCCAAGTCAGTCAAAGCACGGCTGGCAATCTACCCATTCGATCATTGAAGTTATCCAACCTGACATGCCATTCCTGGTAGATTCAGTTGGTATGGCATTGAATCGTATGGGTATTACGGCTCACATGATGTTACACACTCCGCTGGCGATTGAGCGTTCAGCCCAGGACGTAACCAAAGTCACTTATCTGAATCAAAGCCCTGAAAGCACTGAACACGTTGCCGTTTTCCTGATTGAAATCGACCGTCAAAGCAGCAGTGTAGATATCAAAGCCCTTGAGCGCGAAATCCAATCTGTGCTGGGTGATGTGGCCGCGTCAGTCAACGACTGGAGCGCGATGTCAGCTAAGCTGAGTGAGACCATTAAAGAATTACCTAAGCGTCCATTCCCCGGTGAGAAGCAAGAGTTAGAAGAAGCGATTAACTTCCTAACTTATCTTAATAATCATCATTTTACCTTACTGGGCTACCGCCAATACGATTTAAAACGTGTTGAAGGCGACGTTGAGCTAGTGCCGAATATGGCCTCTAGCTTAGGCTTAATGAACAAGCACCATAAGACTCAGCCAGAGCAAGGTTTGTTATTATCAAGCTTCTCTGACAGTGCTCGTAAAGAAGCCTTAGACGACAGCCTACTGATCCTAACTAAGAGCAGCGCCAAGAGCCGTGTGCATCGTCCAGCCTATGTTGACTATATTGGTATCAAACGCTTCGACAAGAAAGGCAACGTGGTCGGTGAAGATAGATTTATCGGTTTGTACGCTTCAAATGTGTATAACCGCAGCCCACGTGAAATTCCGCTGCTGAACGAAAAAGTCCAGCGCGTATTAGACCGTTCAGGTTTAACCCCACGTTCTCACGACTATAAAGCCTTGCTGAACATTCTCGAAAACCTACCGCGTGATGAGCTAATCCAAGCCAATGTGGATGATTTAGCACACACGGCGCACGGTGTGCTCGAGATGCAAGACAGGGACAAACTGAAACTCTTTGTTCGCAAAGATGGTTTCGGTCGTTTCTTATCCTGTTTAGTGTACGTTTCAAAAGATCGTTACAACACTAAACTTCGCCAAGATACCCAGCGTATTCTGGCTCAGCATTTCAACAGCAAAGAAGATGTAGAGTTTACGACATATTTCTCCGAGTCAACCCTGGCCCGTACTCACTACATTGTCAAAGTTGATAACAATAATATGGATGTAGATGTGGCTGCCATAGAGAATAACTTAATTGAAGCGGCACGTTCTTGGGAAGATAAGTTAAGCACCGCGCTAAACAATGCCTTAGGCGAAGAAGCCGGTACTCATCTGATGAAGCGTTACGCTAACGCCTTCGAACAGAGCTATAAAGAAGACGTATTACCAAGCTCAGCGGTTGTTGATATGCAACAGCTCGAAGCCTTGGATGACGATCACAAGTTAGGCATGTTGTTCTATCAACCGCAGGAAGCTGCGTTGAACGACAACAAAGTGCGTTTAAAACTGTTCCATAAAGATGAGCCAATCCATCTTTCTGACGTACTGCCGATGTTGGAAAACTTTGGTCTGCGCGTGATCAACGAGCGCCCCTATGAAGTGACGACCTCAGACGGTTCTACCTTCTGGATCCTAGACTTCTTAATGACGGTTAAAGTCACTAATACCGACAATATCGCCGATAGCCAAGACAGATTCCAAACTGCACTCTCTCAAGTGTGGCAAAAGAAATTAGAAGATGACGGTTTTAACCGCATCATTCTGGCGTCAGGTTTAACTGGCCGTGAAGTGTCAGTGCTGCGTGCTTACGCTAAGTACATGCGTCAAATCGATGCGACATTCAGCCAAGCTTACATCGAAGAAACCTTCGGCCGTTACCCACAAATCGCCGATTTGTTGGTGAAAATGTTTATCCGTAAGTTCAATCCAAAACTGAAGACCCGTACTCTGGGCAAGTTTATGGAGCAGATCAACCTACGTTTAGACGAAGTATCGAGCCTAGATGATGACCGTATTATCCGTCGTTACCTCGATCTGATTAACGCCACGCTGCGTACTAACTTCTACCAACTGGATGCCAAAGGCGAATCTAAGAGTTATATCTCGTTTAAATTCATGCCTTCGTTAATTCCTGAAATGCCGCGTCCGCTGCCGAAATTCGAAATTTTCGTTTATTCGCCACGGGTTGAAGGTGTGCATTTACGCTACGGTAAAGTGGCTCGTGGTGGTCTGCGTTGGTCTGACCGTCGTGAAGACTTCCGTACCGAAGTGCTTGGCTTAGTAAAAGCACAACAAGTGAAGAACACCGTAATTGTACCTGTGGGCGCAAAAGGTGGTTTCGTTTGTAAACAACTGCCTACTGAAGGTGGCCGCGAAGCCTTCTTCACCGAAGGTCAAGAATGTTACCGCATCTTTATCCGTGCGCTGCTCGATATCACAGATAACATCGTTAACGGTGAAATCGTTCACCCGGTAGATGTGGTTCGTCACGATGAAGATGATCCATATTTAGTGGTCGCGGCAGACAAAGGGACTGCAACCTTCTCTGATATCGCTAACGCCATTTCTCAAGAATACAACTTCTGGTTAGGCGATGCGTTCGCGTCGGGTGGTAGTAACGGTTACGACCATAAGAAAATGGGTATCACGGCCAGAGGTGGTTGGGAGTCGGTTAAACGTCACTTCCGCGAAGTGGGTATCGATTGTCAAACCACAGACTTTACCTGTTTAGGTATTGGTGACATGGCGGGTGATGTATTCGGTAACGGTATGTTGTTGTCTAAGCACACAAAACTTGTGGCTGCGTTCAACCACATGCATATCTTTATCGACCCGAATCCAGATACTGCTGCCAGCTATGAAGAACGTGCCCGTTTATTCGCGCTGCCACGTTCAACCTGGGAAGACTACAACAGCAAGCTGATTTCTAAGGGCGGCGGTATCTTCCTGCGCTCATCTAAGTCGATTCCATTATCTGCTGAAATGAAGCAAATGCTGGAAACGGAAAAGACGTCGATGACACCGACTGAGCTGATGAAAGAACTGCTGAAAATGCCAGTAGATCTGATTTGGAACGGTGGTATTGGTACTTACGTTAAGTCATCACGCGAAACCCATGCAGAAGTGGGCGACCGCGCTAACGATGCACTGCGTGTCAATGGTCGCGAACTGCGCGCCAAGATCGTGGGCGAGGGTGGTAACTTAGGTTGTACTCAGTTAGGTCGTATCGAATATGCGGCCAATGGCGGCCGTATCAACACTGACTTCGTGGATAACGTGGGTGGTGTAGACTGTTCTGACAACGAAGTGAACATCAAAATTCTATTAAACGCGTTAGTGGCTGAGGGTGAACTGACACTCAAGCAACGTAACCGTTTACTGGAAGAGATGACTGAAGAAGTCGGCCAAATCGTACTGCAGGATTGTAAAGATCAAACCCGTACGATTTCGGTCACCCAAGTCCGCGGTGCTGAGCAGTTAAAAGAGCAAATTCGCTTTATCCAGTATCTGGAAAAAGAAGGCAAGTTAGACCGCGCCTTAGAATTCTTACCTTCGGAAGAAGAGCTGGCAGAACGTTTAGCTAATGGCCGCGCCTTAACACGTCCTGAGCTATCGGTACTGGTGGCGTACGCTAAGATGGTACTGAAAGAGCAGTTACTGACTCAAGAAATCACCGAAGACACACTGCTGAGCCAACTGCTAATTGCATACTTCCCGAAAAAACTTCAGGAACTGTACAGTCACAGAATGGTGACGCATCCACTGCGCGGTGAAATCATTGCAACGTCACTGGCCAACGAGTTGGTCAATGATATGGGTCTGAACTTTGTTCAACGTATGCAAGATGAGACTGGTGCCTCAGTTGCCGACGCAGCAATTTGTTACACTATGGCTCGCGAAGTGTTTGGTTTAGCTGAATTAACTAAAGCGATCACTGACTTAAACGGTATTGTACCTGCTGTGGTTCAGGGCGAAATGCTGCATCAGTTACGTCGCAATATGCGCCGTGCCTGCCGCTGGTTCCTGCGTCACCGCAACCGTACTTGGAGCATCGAGCAAACTGTTGCCTTCTTCAAACCTGTATTTGAACAAATCAAAGCCAATGTTCATTCCTACTTGGTAGAAGAAGAAGCGGCGGGTATCCAAGCTGAGATCAACGCTCTTGTTAAAGAGAATGTTCCTCAGGATGTGGCGACCGTCGTTGCAAACATGAGCACACTGTTCTCGGCTCTGGATATCGCGCAAATTGCGCAAGCCGAAGAGAAAACAGTCGAGCTTGTTGCCGAGACATATTTCAAACTCGGTGCTCGCGTTGAGCTGCACTGGTTCCTAGAGCAGATCAGTGCACAGCCTGTGGCAAACCATTGGCAAGCACTGGCTCGTGCAGCCTTTAGGGAAGAGTTGGATTGGCAACAACGTGCGTTGACGTCAGTGGTCTTAAGAACCTGTAGTGCAACCTGTGACGCCCAGAGCGTTATTTCTCAGTGGATTGATACCAATCAAGCCTTACTGGAAAGATGGTTCCATATGCTGGCTGATTTCAAAACGTCGCAAAGCCATGAGTTTGCTAAGTTCTCTGTCGCCCTACGTGAACTTAACCTTCTGATCCTTCATTGCGAAGGCCAAAAGTAA